The DNA region TATGAGATGAGAAAGAGTCGTTGAAAATACGTTTGGCCTGTATCCAATCGTACTACAGCTCTTGTGTATGAACTCCAATTCCTGTTTCGAAAAGGAAGAAGCTTTTTTTCGATAAAATTCATTCGTTAATTTGACGATATTGTTATTTGGGATTGAAATTTTGGGGGTCTAACCTTGCATTCATCTTCTGTGaggaaattatgtaaaattaaccTGGGATGGTCTTCCTCCATCTCCATGTCcgccatttttttttctctttttgcttGCTTCACAGCTTAAAACTTGAAGGTTTATGGGCCTGGTCAAGGCCCGGTTCCCAAAAAATCCAGATTCAAGCCTGAGTTTAGTTCGGGTAAGTCCGTTCAAATGATTCATTTCACggttaaaaatataaactttaattataaaaaatatgaatattaatatttttttatttttttaaccaataaaattgaaataagccCAAAACTAAAGTGGGCTAGGCCAACAACGCTACGCAAACTGCCCAACTTATGGTAAAATTCAAAACCATAAGGGTAGTCGAGTAAGCCTTAACTCAATTGGTATCGATATTATTGTCAATAGAAGATAATATAGATTTGAGTCCGCTGAAACgtattattctattatttaaagATTAGGGAAAGACTATGAATAATTTTAGGTATTGTATTTTTAGAAAACAAATGCTAGAAATCGTAATGTTTAACGTTTTGATCATTTAACTTAGTTGGGTTGGATTATGACTCCAACATTTACTTTTGCCCCCCAAGAAAAtatgttttgttatttaaaatattttttattaaatttaaatctatcttgttatcaaaattttcatttagacgaatcaagtttatttttatattaggttAATCTGGATCGAATCAGTtcaggttttaaatttttttgagtcAATGGAGTTCAAATCAATTTTAATTGTTGCGCTCGAGTTGTTTTGAGTTTAAGTCACGCGGGTTTGAGTTCAAGCCATTATAAGTTCAAATCATTTTACGCGCTTATCACTTCAAGTTTAAATCATCTCAAGTTCAAGTAAAgtttgagtttgaattaaattgaattcacGTTGGGAGAGTTCGAATTGTTGACTTCTAATGATGAAATCAAATTGAATCCGATATAAGTTCGAGTTAATCAAGTCAGATTTCCCAGTTCAAACTAGAAGTAACAAGTCTAAATATAATTATATCGTGCTCAAAATCATTGAATTAAATCATTTCTAATTTAgttcatttcaaattatttatcaaatcatttCGAGTTTGACTTGGATTAATTGTCCATGTTAACATTTTATTGACTTAAATGGCCACATGTAATTTCTTTTAATGGAAATGGCACATGGGATAACTTGATGAACGGAATGAATGGAGAAAAACAAAATGGCTGAAAAAatagtaaaaggaccaaattaaaaatttcactATATAAAAGGGATCAAAACAAGtattaaaccattaaaaaatTGTATAACTCCTACGCATGAAAAATGTCAATGTCCCCATGGATAATTAGGGTCACTGCTTACATATTTCCCATCAAAGGGATTGTAAACTTGAATCCTCCATTCGTCTTTTTCATCACTTCCATGGCTACTGAAATTAACCACAGAAGCTTCCAATATATCTTCCCagctatcatcatcatcatcatttagcTTAATCAACGGCTGTCGTTCTTCTTCACCTTCATCACCCACCTTTTCAGCCGTCGATGATaacgatgatgatgatggtgactGATGATCACCATTATCATCCTTTATTTCCCACATACCATTAATGAAGCTTTCAAGAGCTTGAATTTGCAACAATGGGATTCGATCCACAAATGGATATTCATAACACCCACATACACCCATAAGTTTACACCATTGATAAAACTCATATAACCGGTCCGCTTGTAAAGCTGCTTTTCTATATACATCAAACGCCAATATACAACACCGGTATGTCGGCATTTGGAACATGTTTTCCAGCaagaaaacgatgtcgtttttgAACACGGTGTAACATACGAAGCTGTCACGGGTTATATGCTTCATCGCCGTTTGAATCAAGAAGTTTCGTGCCGTGACTCCGGTCGGTTTACATTCGATGACACGGTCGATCAAACTTTGAATCTGTTCTAACACTTCGAGAACTCTTCCGATTTCTTCCAGCGATTTATTGGACGGTCCAGGGCGGCGGCGATGATTGTCTTCGTTGGAGATTTCGTCGACTAAACGAGCGTAGGACCTGATAAACGCGGTGAAACTCTCGGGGTCCGATGACGAAACGTCACGGAAATTGCAAGGGTATAAAGAGATTGAACCATTGGACCGATTGATTAATAGTTCGGTTCGAAAAAGGCTGTCTTCGGGCGACGACCGAAGTAGTCGGTGAAGTaggagtaagcattttaatgcgaCTCGCCAGCTTCGGGTTTTACCCAAGCGGCGAGCGAAACCAAGAGAGAAAGCTCGGCAACACGGTGGAGAAATGGCGAATAGCCGGAGCAATTGGTGGACGTATTTGTCGGATAACGGAGAACCGTTCGGAGCCGTTGCTTTTACAATGATGTGATCAACGTTGCAAAGGCCCCCCATGGTGGCGATTTTG from Gossypium hirsutum isolate 1008001.06 chromosome A04, Gossypium_hirsutum_v2.1, whole genome shotgun sequence includes:
- the LOC121228120 gene encoding putative clathrin assembly protein At2g25430, translating into MGGLCNVDHIIVKATAPNGSPLSDKYVHQLLRLFAISPPCCRAFSLGFARRLGKTRSWRVALKCLLLLHRLLRSSPEDSLFRTELLINRSNGSISLYPCNFRDVSSSDPESFTAFIRSYARLVDEISNEDNHRRRPGPSNKSLEEIGRVLEVLEQIQSLIDRVIECKPTGVTARNFLIQTAMKHITRDSFVCYTVFKNDIVFLLENMFQMPTYRCCILAFDVYRKAALQADRLYEFYQWCKLMGVCGCYEYPFVDRIPLLQIQALESFINGMWEIKDDNGDHQSPSSSSLSSTAEKVGDEGEEERQPLIKLNDDDDDSWEDILEASVVNFSSHGSDEKDEWRIQVYNPFDGKYVSSDPNYPWGH